One segment of Triticum aestivum cultivar Chinese Spring chromosome 2A, IWGSC CS RefSeq v2.1, whole genome shotgun sequence DNA contains the following:
- the LOC123189661 gene encoding zinc finger protein CONSTANS-LIKE 4, with protein MEGEEKPVVGGAYWGVGARACDSCATEAARLFCRADAAFLCAGCDARAHGAGSRHARVWLCEVCEHAPAAVTCKADAAVLCASCDADIHAANPLARRHERVPVAPFFGTAADAHKPFVSSGAQAAAEDDGSNDAEAASWLLPEPDHKDGATAEVFFADSDHYLDLDFARSMDDIKAISVQLNGQPEIDLNGGNKGFYSDHSMNHSVSSSEAAVVPDAAVAPVVSRGREREARLMRYREKRKSRRFEKTIRYASRKAYAETRPRVKGRFAKRTGTADADGLEEHEEMYSSAAAAVAALMAPGPDHDYGVDGVVPTLV; from the exons ATGGAGGGGGAGGAGAAGCCGGTGGTGGGCGGGGCCTACTGGGGCGTGGGCGCGAGGGCCTGCGACTCGTGCGCCACCGAGGCGGCCAGGCTCTTCTGCCGCGCCGACGCCGCGTTCCTCTGCGCCGGCTGcgacgcgcgcgcgcacggcgCCGGGTCGCGCCACGCCCGGGTCTGGCTCTGCGAGGTCTGCGAGCACGCGCCCGCGGCCGTCACGTGCAAGGCCGACGCCGCCGTGCTCTGCGCCTCCTGCGACGCCGACATCCACGCCGCCAACCCGCTCGCGCGCCGACACGAGCGCGTCCCCGTCGCGCCCTTCTTCGGCACGGCCGCCGACGCGCACAAGCCCTTCGTGTCGTCGGGAGCCCAGGCCGCTGCCGAGGACGACGGGAGCAACGACGCCGAGGCGGCGTCGTGGCTGCTCCCCGAGCCCGATCACAAGGATGGTGCTACCGCGGAAGTCTTCTTCGCGGATTCCGACCATTACCTCGACCTCGACTTCGCGCGGTCAATGGACGACATCAAGGCCATCAGCGTGCAGCTCAACGGCCAGCCCGAGATCGACCTCAACGGCGGCAACAAAGGCTTCTACTCCGACCACTCCATGAACCACAGC GTATCGTCGTCTGAGGCGGCGGTGGTGCCCGACGCGGCGGTGGCGCCGGTGGTGAGCCGGGGGAGGGAGCGGGAGGCGCGGCTGATGCGGTACAGGGAGAAGCGCAAGAGCCGGCGGTTCGAGAAGACCATCCGGTACGCGTCCCGCAAGGCGTACGCCGAGACGCGGCCCCGCGTCAAGGGCCGGTTCGCCAAGCGCACGGGCACGGCGGACGCCGACGGCCTGGAGGAGCACGAGGAGATGTACTCCTCAGCcgcggccgccgtcgccgcgcTCATGGCGCCAGGCCCCGACCACGACTACGGCGTTGACGGCGTGGTGCCGACCTTGGTGTGA